In the Candidatus Dormiibacterota bacterium genome, ACACGAGATGATCGGCCCGTTTCTCTTTGCGTTCGGCGCGTTTTTGCTGTTCTGGGCGCTGAACATCTTCTTCCTCGCGGCCGACTACCTGATCAACCAGCACGCGCCGTTCTTCTTGGTGCTGCGGTTCGTCGTGTTTCGGATTCCGCAAGCGATCCCAATGGCGTTTCCGTTTGCGTGCCTGTTCGCATCGCTGCTCGCGATGGGCCGCGTCATGGGCGATGGCGAGATCACGGCTATGCGCACGGCCGGCATCGCGGTCACGCGGATCGCTCTGCCGACGCTCGCCTTCGGCTTCGCGATGTTCGTCATCGCCTACGCGATGAACGAATACGTTGCGCCGACCTCGGTCGATCTTTCGACCCGCACGTTCTACCAAATCATCTACCACACCAACTCGCTGCCGGTCGAGCCGCAGTTCTTCCGCAAGGATCCCGACACCGGCAACGTCTTCTACGTCACGCAAGTCGCGCCGGACAATAAGACGATGGAAGGCGTGCAGATCTTCAAGCCCGCGCACTTCGGGCCGTGGACCGAGACGCTGCAAGCCAAGAGCGCGACGGTCGATAACAGCGCGCTGGAATTGCACGACGTGATCGATACGCGCTATAACGCCGACGGCTACGTCACCAGCCAGCAACACGTGAAAGAGATCCACATCGGTTTGCCGCTCGCGGAAACGGCCGCGCAGTTTATGAGCAGCCAGAACAACGATCCGTGGGCGATGTCGAGCAAATCGCTCTCGACCCAGGTGAAGGCGCTGCAGGCGCAAGGGGTCGGGGGCAGCGCGCTCGGCGGGCTCGAGATCAATCTCGCGCAACGTTTGGCCTGGCCGTTTGCTTGCTTTATCGGCGTGCTCCTCGCGGTGCCGCTGGCGTTGCGTTTCGGCAAGCGCGGGCGAACGCTCGGCATCGCGCTCGCCATCCTGATGTTCTTCGTGTATTACCTGATGACGACGGCGGCCGCCGCATTCGGCCGCAACGGCGCGATCAATCCGTTTTTGGCGGCATGGATTCCCAACATCGTCATGGGCACCGCGGGTGCCGTCTTGCTCTGGCTGGAAGAACGCTGACCGCGTGTCACTCTATGGAATGAATCGACGCGGCCTGGCCGCGATCGTCTGCCTACTTGCTTTTATGAGCGGGTTCACCCCGGCTATGGCCGCGCCGTCGAAGCGCCAGCTCGAGAACGAGCGCGCCTTGCAGCTCCTCAACGGGCAGACGTGCGCTCAGCGCGAACGCGCGCAATACGTCGCGCAGGTGAACGATTTTCCATCGCCGAGCGCTTCGCCGAGCGCAGCTCCCAGCGCGACGCCGAGCGGTTCGCCGGCTCCCGCCGCCACACCGACGTTTCCGGCGATAAACGGCAGCACCACGACGCTCTACGCCACCCCTCGCCCGCCGATCGTTCCCGGCGCGGTCTCGCCGCCGCCGATTCCAACCCCGACGCCGAACCCGGCCTCCGCGAACGCGCCGGTATTTCTACAACGCGGAGGCGAGACGCCGCCACCCATTACGCCGGCGGGCCAAGTGCCGCCGCCGCCCACGCCCGAGCCGACCGGCGCGCCGACCCTCGCGCCGAATTATATCGCCATCCTCGCCGACAAGGTCACCGGCAGCACCAAGCAGGGGCAGCCGGGCGACGCGATCGGGAACGTGCATATCTATTACGGTCAGGAAGAGATCGTCGGCGACAAGGCTCACTTCGACGGGCAGCGCACGGTGACGATCACCGGCCGTCCGTACATCATCGATCATTCCCGCGATTCGGTCTTGCAGGCCGATACGATCGTTTTCGATACGATCGATCAAACGGCGAAACTCGTCAACGGCAACGGCACGAGCTCTCAAGGCGTCGATCGCGGCCTCGTGCACTTTCGGGCCAAAGATTTGCATAGCGATGCCGACGGCGTATCGCACGGCCTCGCGCCGTACGTGACCACTTGCGAAAATCCGCGCGGCGGATACCACATCACCGGGCGCAACATGGACGTATACCCCGGCGATAAGATCGTTATCTACAGAGCGATCTTGTGGCTCGGGGCGGCCGCGGTGTTCTTCTTGCCCAAGGTCGTCATCCCGTTGCGCACCATCGACGACGAACGGCAGAAGCCCCACTACTTCCCCAACATCGGCTACGACCAGTACGAGGGCTACTGGGTCAAGACGCGTCTGACGTTCGGCAAAGACCAGTATTATTACGGTTACTACCGCGTCGATTATTTTACCAAGGTCGGCCTGGGCATCGGCTACGTCGGATTCTATCAAAAGCGCAACGGCCGCCGCAGCCTGAGCGTCGATTCGTACGGCATCCACGACCGGCGCAGTTCCACCTCGACGTATAACGTGAACGTGCAAGAGATCGAGAATTTCTCGCAGAGCCTGCGCGGAAATTTCGGGTTCTCCTATAACTCGAACTACGGGCCGTACACCAACCTCCCGGCAAACGAAAGCTTCAACGGAACGGTCGTCCATCAGACCGCGCACACGTCGCAAAACTACACGTTTTCGCGCAGCCAAGTGGGCACCCAATCGAGCAGCAACTCGCTCGCGTTCACCGATAATCGCCAGCTCAATCAACGGCTGAGCCAAGCGGTAAGCTTCAATCTTTCGAGCAGCCAATCGAGTTTTAACGGCTTCAGCTCGTCCAACTCGACCGCTCACTTCAACGCGCTCACGCATTACAGCACGAGTGCCGACGATTACTTGCTTACGATCGACAAGACGTTCGCGCAGCAGCCATACGGCATCAACAAGCTTCCCGAGCTGCAGATTCGCCCGTACAAGTTTCTTTCGCACTTCATCTTTCCGGTGAACGCGCAGTTTACGGCGGGCGAGTATAGCGAACCGAGCAACGGGTTCTCCTCGCAGCGCGTGGATATGTCGTTCGGCTTGGGGCCGGAGTTGCTCAGAGTCTTCGGGAGCGATTTCCAGGCGAGCGGAAACGTTCGGCAGGATGCGTACGGCACCGGCGATCTCAAAGCGCAGATTCAACAGAACATGAGCCTCACGACGCCGCTGGGCAAGCACTTCGTCAATTCGATTACCTACAACGAAGCCAACTACAACGGCCCGGCTTTCGAGCCGTTCCAGTACCTCGACCAGCAACCCACGACCAATCAGAAGAACGCCCAAGATCTGGTCCGCATTTTCAACGGCGACACGTACAACTTTTCGCTGGGATTCTCGACCAACTTCAATGCGGTCGCTCAGGCGGTGAGCTATCAATTCGCCGCAAGGCCGTCGCAGCGCTCGGTCTTGCTCCTGGGCGGCTCGTTCAACCCCGGCATGGGGCAGGGCTTTTACTCCACCAACGTGCAGCTCGCCATGCCGTTCGGGCACGACGCATCGTTACAACTCATCACCGACGTCGACTGGAAGAATAAGGGGCGCTTGGAGAACAAGGTGCTCTATTACACCAAGACGATCGGCAATTGTTATCAGCTTCAGGCGCTCTACAATCAGTCGCAAAAGCTCGTAACGGTCTCGATCAATATTCTCGCCTTCCCGAACAAGGGCGCGACGTTCGCGGTGGGGCAGACCGGGCCGATCGTCCCCACCACGTTCAACTTCTAACTACGGCGCGTTGGCAATCTCGCCGCCGGTAATATTATCGGCGCCCTGATCGCCCGGATGGTTGCCGAGCAATACCGTCACGGGAATATCGAACGCTTGCGTGGTGTCGAGTACCGGCGACCCGTACGACGTATCCGCCGGCCCGCCTTGGCCGAGTGAATCGACCGGAACGTTGTTCATGTCGGTAATGAAGTAATTGAACTGCCACGAGGTAGCGTACGGCGGCGGCGACGTCGGGCTGGGGACGGGCGTCGGCGAGGGTGCGCCCGAGGCCGTCGCGGTTGGGCTAGGTGAAGGGGACGGCGTGGGGCTCGGCGTTGCCGTTTGGCTCGGCGTGGCGCTGGGGGCGGGCGTGAAGACGCCGCTCGCGATGACGCGCGCGAAGATGATGGTGAATTCGGTATTCGAGCCGTTGGAGTTGACGGTGAGTTGTAATTGCTGCGGCGTTGTGGGAATGATGATGCGCGCGGGCGCCTGGGTCGGCGTTGCGGGGCGGGCATATTGGATCGCCTGCACCGAGGCCGCGCCGCCGGATCCCGAGACGACCAGCGCGAACGAGTAGCCCTGGAAGTTGGTCTGCTGCCCGAGCGGCAGCGGCGTGTGCCCGTCGCCCGTGGTATTGAAGATCACGACGTACTGATAGGTAGAAAAGTTAAATGGCGCTGCGACGCGGAACTTCACGCTCATATAGCCCGACTGCAAGCCGGACGGCCCCGTACCGGCGCGGTCGGGCGTCACTTGCCGCCCGCATGCCGAGACGATGAGCGCCGTTACCAGAAGAAGCAAGCCTAGTCTACGTATCATGTTGTCCTCGGTGCGTGCGCAGCAAGCGTGCTATGCAATCGTTGCCGCGCTGCTGCTGGCGCTGGCTTTTCCTAAGGCGAATATCGCATGGTTCGCCCCGCTGGGAACCGCCGCGCTGTTCTTGGCGTGGGAGTCCGCCTCCTGGAAACGCGCGTTTGCGCTAGGTTGGTTCGCGGGCCTCATCTTTTTTACGATCAGCTTCTGGTGGTGGAGCACCACCATCAAGCAAGACGTGGGCGTATTCGCCTATCTGGCCGTGGTCGCCGGCGCAGCGCTCGAGGCGCTGGCCTGGGGGGCTGCGGGTAGCCTCTCCACGCTCGCGCGCGATCGCGCTCACCCGGCACTCGCTCCGCTTGCGGCCGCGATGGCGTTCACCGTCACGGAGTGGCTCCGCTCGATCGGCCCGCTCGGCGCGCCGTTCGCGCAGCTCGGCTACACGCAAGTGGAGACGCCGCTACGCGTGCTGGCCGCCTACGTCGGCGCGCCCGGCGTCACGCTGGTGGTTTGCACGATCGGCGCGTATCTCGCGAGCGCGGTTGCGCGCAGACGGTGGGGAAACTTCGCCGCCGCGCTCTTCGCCGTTGCCGTCGCGTGCGGCATCGGGTGGTGGGCGTGGCCCGCGCGAGCGCTTCCAAAGCCGGCGATTCCCGTGGCCGCCATTCAAGGCAACATCGCGCAAACGCTCAAGTGGGAGCCGCAAGCACTGCCCGAAGCGATCGCGCGCTACACCGCGATGACGCGCGCCGCGATAGCGCACCATCCGCGCCTCATCGTGTGGCCCGAAACGGTGATCCCCGCGCGCAGCGGGCTCAATAACGACGGCGCGCTCAGCAATAGCTTCGTTCAACTCGCACGCAAAGCCGATGCCACGCTCGTTGTCGGGAGCCTCGACGTGCGGGCGGGCCAATACTACAACGCGCTCTTCATTTATGGGCCCGGCGGATTGCAGGCGATTTACGATAAGCGCCAACTCGTACCGTTCGCCGAGACCTTTCCCGGAAAATCGTTCCTCTTCTGGTTACCGTATATCGGCGAGCTCAACGGCGACTTCGCGGAAGGAACGATTCCCGGCGTCTATCCAACGCTAGCCGGCTTGCGCATCGCGCCGTTGATCTGCTGGGAATCCGCATTTGGCGATCTCGCGCACGGGCAGATCGATCGGGGCGCGCAGGTGCTGGTCGTCAGCACCGACGACGCATGGTTCGGAACGAGCTCCGGGCCGTACCAGCACGCGCAAATCGCGCAGATGCGCGCGCTGGAAGCCGGCTCGTACGTCGTGCGCGCGGCGGCGACCGGCATTAGCGGGATCATCGCACCCGACGGCACGTGGCAGGCGCGCGCCGGGCTCGACACGCAAGCCGAAGTGAGCGGGAAGATCGGGCCGCCGGTTGGATCGGCGTTCGCGCGCATCGGGCCCAATCGCGTCGTCATCGCGCTCGCGGGGCTATATATCGCGATCGTTGCGCTATCCGGCGTATTGGTGAAGCGGCGTGCGTAGATGGCCGTGGAAGCGCATCGCTTGGATATCCGCGTTGGCGTTCGCCGCGTATCTCACGATCGGGATTATTCTCGCGGGCCGTGGAACGCCGCCGATCCCGCCGGCGATGCAGGCGGTCAATCTACTCGGCGGGCACGTGCGCGGGAATCACATCACCACGCGCTCGTGGAGCTTCGATTACGATACGGCCGAGCTCTCGCCGGATGGAAGCACCGGCAGCATTAACGGCGTGCATCACGGCGTCATTTTTAAGAACGGCAAACCGTATATGAAGATCTCCGCCGAACACGTCAGCGTCAACACGCAATCGCTGGATTTTACGGCGCTTGGCAAAGTCGATATCGAACGCATCGGCGATACGCAGAAACGATCGTTCGATACCGATCTCGTAGAGTGGACGAACAGCACGAAGATGTTGCTGATGCCGCACCCGTGCTACGTGCACACGGAAGACCAAACGCTGAAAATCAGCCAGATCACCGTAAATTTTGCGACCAATGAGATTCATTTCGGAAAGATTGCGGGCAGCGTCCAGCTAAAGAAGTAAGCATGCGTACGACGCTTTGCTTGGGCGCTCTTCTCGTCGCGACCGTCTTGGGGGGCTGCACGGCAAATAGCACGGCCCATCACGTGGCAACCGCCTCAGTTCCGCCTATGCTCATCGATACTCGCGGCGTTACGATGCCGCCCGAGCAGGTGGTGACGAAGATCGCCTACCGCCCGTACATTCCGCGCGTCCAAGCGCTGCAGTTTGCGGTGGTTCCGCCGTTGAGCGGCGCCGATACGCCGGACCGGCGAGGAATCGCAGTCGAGTATGCGGCTGGAAAAAACGCGATGCTGCTTTCGGAGTGGCCGAGCCAGCATCTTCCGGTGACCTTCGATGGGGTCAACATCGTACTCCGGCCATGTACGGCCGAACGATTCGATAAAGCGTCGGTTGCTTGGTCGTCACGCAGCGGCCTAGTGATGACCCTCCAACCGGACGGTGCCCTCCCGGCAGGCACCGTGGCGGCGGAGGCGCATCGCCTCATGGCGAGCGGCGCCTGCAGCTAGCAGGGGCTTACTTGGCCGCGGCGTCGTCCTCGATTTTTTTCTTTGCGTCCGCGATCAGTTTCTTGACCTTCTGGCCGCCCTTGTGGCCGATCTCCTCGTAGAAATCCGCCCCGTATTTTTCCTTGACGACTTGGCCGCCCTTTTGGCCGATCGACTCGTAGAACTCGACTCCATGGCGATCGCGCGTGGCCTTGCCGCCTTTGCGCCCGATCTCTTCATAAAACGTAGAGCCATATCGGTCGCGGACGGTGTCGCCGCCCTTTTTACCGGCTTCGCGCACGGACATTTCCTTGGTTTTGCCGGTGGCTTCTTCTTCTTTTTTTTCTGCCATGGATGTTGTAAAAACACTCGTTACCGGGAGCGTCGCCCGTTAGGACGACGAAGTATCGCCTTTGCGTTTTGGCTTCTGGCCGCCTTTTTGGCCGATGACTTCATAGAATGACGGACCGTACTTGGTTTTGGTCGCCTCGCCACCCTTACGGCCGATCTCTTCGTAGAACTCGGTGCCGTACTTGGCTTTCACTCGTTCGCCGCCGCGTCGACCGGCTTCACGAACGCTCATTCCGCCCTGCGGTTCGTCTTGCGTCGCCATATTTGACTCGTTTCACCTCGATAGAACGTGGTACATGGTTACCATTACCCATCCGGCTGCTTGGTAAACCTAGGAAATTCTCAG is a window encoding:
- a CDS encoding LptF/LptG family permease, whose protein sequence is MATLTERHPARRVRSLRLRISILDRYLVHEMIGPFLFAFGAFLLFWALNIFFLAADYLINQHAPFFLVLRFVVFRIPQAIPMAFPFACLFASLLAMGRVMGDGEITAMRTAGIAVTRIALPTLAFGFAMFVIAYAMNEYVAPTSVDLSTRTFYQIIYHTNSLPVEPQFFRKDPDTGNVFYVTQVAPDNKTMEGVQIFKPAHFGPWTETLQAKSATVDNSALELHDVIDTRYNADGYVTSQQHVKEIHIGLPLAETAAQFMSSQNNDPWAMSSKSLSTQVKALQAQGVGGSALGGLEINLAQRLAWPFACFIGVLLAVPLALRFGKRGRTLGIALAILMFFVYYLMTTAAAAFGRNGAINPFLAAWIPNIVMGTAGAVLLWLEER
- the lnt gene encoding apolipoprotein N-acyltransferase, producing the protein MRAQQACYAIVAALLLALAFPKANIAWFAPLGTAALFLAWESASWKRAFALGWFAGLIFFTISFWWWSTTIKQDVGVFAYLAVVAGAALEALAWGAAGSLSTLARDRAHPALAPLAAAMAFTVTEWLRSIGPLGAPFAQLGYTQVETPLRVLAAYVGAPGVTLVVCTIGAYLASAVARRRWGNFAAALFAVAVACGIGWWAWPARALPKPAIPVAAIQGNIAQTLKWEPQALPEAIARYTAMTRAAIAHHPRLIVWPETVIPARSGLNNDGALSNSFVQLARKADATLVVGSLDVRAGQYYNALFIYGPGGLQAIYDKRQLVPFAETFPGKSFLFWLPYIGELNGDFAEGTIPGVYPTLAGLRIAPLICWESAFGDLAHGQIDRGAQVLVVSTDDAWFGTSSGPYQHAQIAQMRALEAGSYVVRAAATGISGIIAPDGTWQARAGLDTQAEVSGKIGPPVGSAFARIGPNRVVIALAGLYIAIVALSGVLVKRRA
- a CDS encoding general stress protein B, yielding MAEKKEEEATGKTKEMSVREAGKKGGDTVRDRYGSTFYEEIGRKGGKATRDRHGVEFYESIGQKGGQVVKEKYGADFYEEIGHKGGQKVKKLIADAKKKIEDDAAAK